GTTAGAGGAACCAAGAACGAGCATAGATGGGAGTGTGAACAAGAGGACTTTAGCGGGAGAGGGTAAAACACACAGCTCATGGGGAGGATGGGAGGGCAGGGGGGGGTCATGTACAGAAGCAGCTTAATTGGGTTAAACTATGTACAATACAAACCATTCATACAAATTAAGCTCTAAGATATAGAAGTCAATACATTACATTTGATATATTAAGTGACAATGAGCAAGCCCCATCCCCCACAAACAGTCACCGATCAATCGGTCAGGTAACTTTCACCCGACTGGGCGAAGTACAAAGATACACTCTTGACTCAGACTGTGTCAGCAAGCTAAAACTCACATTTCCACTGCTCTCTTCAGCTGCCTTGCAGGTTTTGTAAAAACATCCGaggattatatatatatatatattttttttttttaattattttttatttatttatttattttttttaaacggaggtttcattttgttttccaggTATGCAGGATAAACTGCAGAGAAGCACAGCAGGGGCAAACAGTCCATAATGTTGGTGTTCAGACAGTTAATGCATTGTTATACTATAAAAAGAAATTATAAATATCTACCATAGGAGTGTAAATATAAAGCAAACAAGAAAGGGCCGAGTTCAATAGTGAAAGGATCAATAACTCTTTAACAGGGGTCAAACAGGATTCATGGACTAATTTCAGGTCATCTTAGCATCGTACACTTCTAATTATGACATTTTTTCTTACAGTTAAAAGTAACACCTCTTTCTGTAAAATTCAGAACACTGAATAAGGAAATTATTTGGGATGGCTGACACTCTGGTATGGACATGTTAAGGAAACATACACATTTTCTCTGGGATAGGGTAGAAGGCCCAGTCTGTGCTCCACATTATCTACTAGGCAAGTGTGTTATGGGAACATCAGCCGGATGGGAAATAGGGAGTGTCACTGTGGTAGTTGTAGTCTGGGCACACTTTCTGAACCAGTTTGTAGTCGGTGCTGTAGAAGGAAATGAAGATGCAGATGACTTTGAAAGGTTTGGAGCAGAGCCAGGAGACGTGGCTCTGGGTCTGTTCCTGGTAGCAGGTCTTGGATGGGTCGAAGTTGCAGAGCGTGTTCTTGGCTCCCTTCTCCACCTTCTCGTACTCTATACGGCAGTTGAAGGACTTGGAGTCCTTGGCATCGATGACAGACTGCTGAGCCGCAACGTCAAATTCCACTATCTTGGTTGGAGGGACCAAGCTAACAGACACGTTGCCCTGCCCTGTGGAGTTGTGGCGGAAGTAGACACTGAAGGTGCCATTGCCATGATCCACGATCTTACCAGTGATCAGCAGGTTGAGCTTGACCGTCTTGATGTTGGAGTGGAAGTCTCCCCATCCAAACATCTTCTTGAACTTCCCTGTCTTGACCATGGGCCGCCGTTTAGTCCGCGGCCTCGAGTCTTGGAGATCTGTGGAATTTCTTAGCCAGTCCCACAGGTCCTGTTCCGAGTAGGGCTCTGGAGTGTCATAGCGGAGGTCCAAGGCTGTGCTGTTCTCTTTGCCATGTAGAGTCTGTGATAGCAGCCTGCTGATGGACATTTCCTTACTACTTTCTGTCCATATATGCTTTAGTGTGGATTTAGGGCTTCCTGATTTGACAATGTCTGACTTTGAAGCATGGGCACTTGTAGCCTGTGGAAGAGAATAAACCACATGTCAGCTGGTGTGTAACAAGTCAGTACACTTAGGCTGTATAGGGCCCTGTCTGAGGCAAGGTCAGACATcccaaaacagcaaaaaaaaaatgaatgtaaaaCATCTTTTACTCCACATTATCATCAGGCAAAATGtttgtgaccagcagtcaaAAGTTAAGTGAAAAACtggtttaaaattaaaatacataatagatcatttttaaaatcgacattttgaagacattttatttatatcttCATTGGTGTGTCATATTGCGTAAGGATACGTTTAAGCCCTTAGCATAAATGTGCTGTTTACATAGAGATGCAAGACCCTCTTCTTAACATGAACAATAAGCCATGGACAGGCTAAAAATGGCAGtaggtttaaaaaaacactcagaAACTGCtcagggtttaaagggttaaagcagTGGGTGTAAAGTTGAGGCTCAAATGAATTTCCCCCTGTATAAAACTTCATCACACTTAACTGTTTTTCATTGATGTTTGGCATTCTATTATGATCCTGTAATGTCTATGCATTCCCAATAAATTTcctagaaaaacaaatattctgCAGAATGTATTACTGGGAGCATAGAAAAAGTGTATTTATGTCTAGCACACAGTGAGtataaaacatttcaacatgtAAAGTTCGTTTTTAATACTACAATTTTTATCTTTCAGTagtaaatgcagtttttttttttttaccactacTACACTGCTATTGTTGTCAAggaaacctgaaaaaaaaactctacttATCTATACAAAAGGTTtttgtgtcttatttttttgggcttcactggaaaaaaaaataaattaaataaattaaattaaattaactaTTATATTTTGCCATGTGGGTACAAGGTCTCATTGACATTTTCTATTAAAAGGGCCACTGGGAAATGTCtacaaaaaaaattacacatCATTATTCATATAAACACAATTCATTCATTGGTCAAAACTTCAATGCTAGTGTCACATTAAAGTGATGTTTGTATTGAATACTAATATATTTGATGTGAAGGAGAAGGCCCTGTAAAGGTATTACAGAGCTCCACCAGGCTGAAACCATACCTCTGTATTGTGTAAAGCGCTGTGTCATGAGCTCATACAGATCTTTATTATCTATCATTCAGGAAGTATTGCCTATCATATTTAAGCATGCCATTGTCCACAAAATTGACCAATCTCTGCGTGGCCTACAGAGAATCAATTATTTGCTGCAAGGTTCAATTTCAAATCATGATAGCAGACACTTCCAAATTGGGGATTATACTGCTATCTGAGCAAGAAACAGAATGCAGCGATCAAGTGAAAACACATTGCtcacatctcctcctctctgtcaaaTAGAAGGACTAtctgctggcttgtgtggataaAAGCAGTGGCTGCTCAACGCTGTAAAGATCAGACTATTAACTAAAGAGTGCACCTTGAATTGATGATTGATGAACCTGAGGGTTTTCACTATTTAGCGATGATGTGTGGAATTAGGTTCATACAGGCCCTGGTGGAGGTACATGACATTGATTGCCTGATTTCTACTGTAAGACGTGACAGCAGATCCATCTTGCTGAGGTTTTTGCATTTTGTGGGTTTCCCACCAAGATCAATACTTAGAAAATAAGGTTTCGCTACCAATCAGTTGGCCCTTCGGATTGAATTGCCTCACAGCAGTACAGGAGCATTTCAGCTTTACACATACTGTTGAAGAAAAATATACCTATACTATCATATCACAAACAGCacataattaattaataacatACCTCACATGAACATAGTTTCTATTTATTCTCTCTAAGTCATACAGTGTACGGTCAGCTCAAACCAGACATGCCTGATTTACAGCAGTTTGTGGACCAGGTAGAGACAGGGATACTACTCCCATTTACAAAAAGTGaattgtaaaatattttattatctcTGACTATGTCTATTTGAAGAACATTTGGTCCTACGAGAAAGAATACTGACCAAGAGAAGCCCCATCTGCTGATCTGATCATgcccgtatttggattaactgggaatTGAGTGGAAACAGGTACTGAAGATGGTCTGAGCCTTAAGACTGCTTTTCAGAGCCTAGGGTTGATGTCATGAAAGTCTTCTGTTTTATAATGAAGTAAAGGTTTTATTCAGACAATATTGCTGGTGTGTTGTGAGAGGGTGTATCATCAATGCCATGACTCGTCCCTACCCAACTGTGCCTTGTATGGACTTTTTGCCGGCCGTTGTATTGTAGCATTGTAGGAGTGGTATCTTAATCTATGGGCTGGCACATTTACTTCCTCTGTGAAGCTGTTTTACCATTACATCCTGACAGATTTATGTGTGTAGAATCGCCATATTGCCTGCATGTATCCTCACCCTGCTTGCCTAACACGGATAATGGTaccattagcataaacatatcGCATGTGTTGCATGTGTGCGTACGGATGGTTAGCATAAACGTAACGGTCAAATGCACCATTTTTTtcatgaagatgtgtttttacatcaccaTGAGCATGACATTTACAAGCATTCTTCTTAAAAATAAGTCATACCATttgtatattgtatttataGTGCCATTAAAGTAGATGGTGAAGATGGTCAtgaggggctggagcctatctcagctaactacgggtgagaggtggggtacaccctggacaggtcaccagtccatcgcagggcaacatacagacaaacaaccattcacactcacactcacacctacgggcaatttagagtgaccaattaccCTAACAATTGCCTCACAGCAGTACAGGAGCATTTCAGCTTTACACATACTGTTTAAGAAAAATATACCTATACTATAAGTCATATCACAAACAGCacataattaattaataacatACCTCACATGAACATAGTTTCTATTTATTCTCTCTAAGTCATACAGTGTAATTGTATGATTTGTAATTGTAGTGTAGTTTGTATGAATTGTAATTGTAgtgtaattttaaaataaaaataaaattaaggagaaaacacacacaggcacaaggAGAATGTGCAAGTGTGCAGAACCGAACCAGGAACCAGCAGAAGTATAATCTGTTGTGATGTCCCCTGCTATATTCAGGTAAACTGAGTATTTTCAAAGATGAGAACAACACTGGTAACTGGTAACTACACACCTAAAATATAGGGATAGCAGCCTCAAAATGCTTATGAGGAGAAAACAGGCTACAATTGACTGATAAACAGTAAGACTGAAACCTTACCTAACACAGGACACTCAGTATATCCAGACACAAGTACTGCAATTACAGACAAGTGGAGAACGCGTTCTACATTAAACATGAGGGAAATCAaaagtaaagaaacaaacagaagctgACTGAAGTTGAGAGCCCACTGAGTGCAGCTGAAGAGAGTCTCAGGGCTTCTATCTTTAGCCTGAAGGGTTAAACTCAGCGAGCGCTCAGCTGTGTGAGGCAGACGCATTCGGCAATCATTTTCTATTCAAACAGGTGAGGTGGCCTTCTCATGCTGATCACAGCATGGTGGAGGGGTGAGGATTACACCAGAATGGATTTATGATAATGTGGCTGCTTATGAAGAAAATCTGAAGAGGTCCCTTTTCTCACAGTGCATTCAAtagaatttattaaaaaaaagaacataaaaactGGAGACAAAGAGCTGGAGATGCAGTTGCTTTTGAGGAGAATcgccttttctttccttttaatCCTCATAGAAATTCTGTTCTTGCACATGTAGTCAGCTGTAAAAATGGCATAAAAACTATAATACAAGCCAGCACTGAGACCTCATTGTAGTTCATCTTAGCCAGACGATGTCAGAGATTGCATTGTAACAAGCAACAGGTTTTTATCACAGGTATGTAGATGTCTTGATGTTGTTGTATATATATCTTGGGACTCTGAAgtgaccaatcagcatcaaaTCACCCTAACTGTAAGAAAGTAATATAGTATTAGCCAAAAAGCTAAAATAGCTCAAATAAGATACGAGCAGGTCTAGATAATGACTCCAGCTGTTTATAGCTCCTCTTGCTTCTATTGAAAGAAGACTTTTTTTGGTTTATGCCCTGAAGCTGGATTGTAGCCTGGCATGAATATAAAGTGATACATCTCGCCAACCTTTTTGATGATTTGGGGATGTCTActtgttctgttttcttttatttggaTTTTGAAGATTTACCAGTGGTTTTGAGTACCGATGTCAACACCCAGTTTGAGTACCGATGTCAACACCCAGTTTGACACAAGAAACCGAAAGCAACATTTTGTCATCGGTTTTCAAAGCAGTTAAATAAGCTTAATTAAAAACTGCTTCAGGGACTGTTATACAGAGACTGTGAAAGTCATTACCTCAATAACAGACTTATACCATAATCTAAGCAGAGGACCAAAACACTGCAGTACAAAGTAAAACTAAAAAACAGGCAACAATGGAATTTGGAACACAAAAACCACAATGGCTCCAGGGTGAGTGATGATCCACTACTATGTTATGACCTCTTGCAATCAATGATGTAACTGCCATGGTCATTAAGAAGTGGGGTCACTGGCAGTATTATGATATGAGGCAAAAGAtacctctatgtgtgtgtgagatgagtgtgagtgtgacacTTACATAGTACCAACAGGTTATCAATTTGACATTACAACTGAAGTAGGGACCTACTCTAGTAAAATGGTCCTCGACAGAATGGGTAAAAATAGTATTCTCAGAAGAGCACTTGCCATTTCAGCTTTTTAATACCCCTCAGCGGGGCAAAGATACAAAAGATCTAACTATTCCAATTACCGCAAAGTAATTGCAACAAAGTCGAAGGTCTCTGTTGTCCTTCTGAGTCTTCGCCCCTGGGTAGCTTCCTGCTTCCTAAAACAATGATGCATGTTAGTCTAAGCATTCAAACTAAAGTAATTATGAGGATTATATTCAGCTGTGCAACATTACATAATTGGGCCTCTGTAAGTACAGCaggactatatatatatatagataaatatatatagatatatagatatatatctatatatatatctatatatagatatatatagatatatatatatacacacac
This region of Parambassis ranga chromosome 2, fParRan2.1, whole genome shotgun sequence genomic DNA includes:
- the nxph1 gene encoding neurexophilin-1 — encoded protein: MQVTCWCAVFLLTPALFLATSAHASKSDIVKSGSPKSTLKHIWTESSKEMSISRLLSQTLHGKENSTALDLRYDTPEPYSEQDLWDWLRNSTDLQDSRPRTKRRPMVKTGKFKKMFGWGDFHSNIKTVKLNLLITGKIVDHGNGTFSVYFRHNSTGQGNVSVSLVPPTKIVEFDVAAQQSVIDAKDSKSFNCRIEYEKVEKGAKNTLCNFDPSKTCYQEQTQSHVSWLCSKPFKVICIFISFYSTDYKLVQKVCPDYNYHSDTPYFPSG